A DNA window from Ornithodoros turicata isolate Travis chromosome 10, ASM3712646v1, whole genome shotgun sequence contains the following coding sequences:
- the LOC135371246 gene encoding uncharacterized protein LOC135371246, whose product MSPPRQSGGLSRTSSFHLTSLGSLWEQDYKERVREYSSTGSVQVLQEPSTSRQLTTSKSCGNISYKTRGSESEISLLPDDFLSRSSNWSVGLQQGHKTSAGPQHPRRGAYSRDSLESAQIKESPRVLSIESVTLDECLLLLNDHSRKVCPITRSACCHSSSDDDLSVARNCEGKMTSRDTQTDTGAAVSAGVPPSTILLEIVNLLKLLVQSPAFRSGRQVQRSVSTNLVADCNVGTEPGADPLDYLKKLILCKKVILDTAKDALSRSDDGQSPGRPCGGTRCCFTNLKRDGRDSGIASFEWNCTGSLPDKEENREQKTRKEKHPRRRLCDCFPADSYLTLP is encoded by the exons ATGTCGCCTCCAAGACAGTCTGGAGGACTGTCTCGAACCAGCAGCTTTCATCTGACGTCGCTCGGTTCCCTTTGGGAGCAAGACTATAAGGAACGAGTGCGAGAATACAGTTCGACAGGGTCGGTGCAGGTCCTTCAAGAGCCCAGTACATCGAGACAGCTAACTACTTCGAAATCCTGTGGGAATATCAGTTATAAAACCAGAGGAAGTGAGTCCGAAATTTCATTGTTGCCCGACGACTTCTTGTCTAGGTCGTCCAACTGGTCCGTTGGCTTGCAGCAAGGCCACAAAACAAGCGCGGGGCCGCAGCACCCAAGAAGGGGAGCTTATTCGAGGGACAGTCTCGAATCCGCGCAAATAAAGGAATCTCCGAGAGTCCTGTCCATCGAGTCAGTCACGCTGGACGAATGTTTGCTTCTGCTGAACGACCACAGTAGAAAGGTTTGTCCCATTACCCGGTCCGCATGCTGTCACTCCTCTTCCGATGACGACCTATCCGTGGCCAGAAATTGCGAAGGAAAAATGACCTCTAGAGACACGCAGACagacacaggagcggccgttagCGCGGGAGTCCCGCCGTCCACAATCTTACTGGAGATCGTCAACCTCTTGAAGCTCCTGGTGCAAAGCCCCGCGTTCCGCTCTGGCCGCCAGGTTCAACGGTCTGTTAGCACAAATTTGGTGGCTGACTGCAACGTTGGTACGGAGCCAGGTGCTGATCCCCTGGATTATTTGAAGAAATTGATTCTGTGCAAGAAGGTAATTCTCGATACAGCGAAAGATGCCCTAAGTCGCTCGGACGACGGACAGTCTCCTGGGCGACCCTGTGGAGGCACACGTTGTTGCTTTACCAA TTTAAAAAGGGATGGCAGAGACAGCGGCATTGCGAGCTTCGAGTGGAACTGCACGGGAAGCCTTCCAGATAAG GAGGAGAACCGAGAGCAGAAGACGAGAAAAGAGAAGCATCCGAGAAGACGTCTCTGTGACTGTTTCCCAGCTGATTCGTATCTCACATTGCCTTGA